A segment of the Streptomyces sp. P9-A2 genome:
AGAGCGGCGCCGTGGTCGTCGCGCTGCGCCGGCCGGTCGTCGCCTGGTGGCTGTCGATGGCGGCCACGGTGCTGGGCGCGGTCGTGGTCCATCACCAGTTGTACGGCCCGGCGGCCGGGTTCCAGTGGCCCTGGACCGTTTCCGGCATCGTCTCCCATCTGTTCGTCCTGCTGCTGGTCGCGCTGCGCGTGCCCACCCGTGTCGCGGTCGAGGTACTGGCCCTGACCGCGCTGGTCACCTACGTCCTCCAAGGTCTGTGGGGCGGGCCGGACTACGAGTCCACCGGCATGGTCGCCGTCGTCCTGTTCGCCACCGCCGTCCTCCTCGGCATCGCCCTGCGCGGCCGCCGCGAGGCCCGCGCGGAACTGCGGCAGCAGACCACGCTCACCGCCGAGGAGCGGGCCCGGCGCACCCTGCTGGAGGAACGCAGCCGCATCGCACGCGAGTTGCACGACGTGGTGGCCCACCACATGTCGGTCATCTCCATCCAGGCCCAGGTCGCCCCGCACCTCGTCGAGAACCCGTCCGACGAGCTCAGGGAAAACCTGGCCGGCATCCGGCAGAACGCCCTCGACGCGCTCACCGAACTACGACGCGTCCTGGGCGTACTGCGCTCCGAACATCCCGACTCCCCCGGGCACGAGGACGGTTCCGGCACCGCCCCGCACGCCCCGCAGCCCACCCTGGACCGGATCGAGGCGCTGGTGGAGAACACCAGGGTCGCCGGACTCACCGTGACCACCGAAGTCACCGGTGAGCGGCGGCCGTTGCCGCCCGGCGTCGAACTGTCGGCGTACCGGATCGTGCAGGAGGCGCTGAGCAACGTGCTGCGTCACGCACCCGGCGCCACCGCCCATGTCGTCCTCACCCACGAGCCGCACGGGCTGGGGGTGGAGGTGACCAACACCCGGCCCACGGGCGAGGCGCCCCCGTCCGCCGGTGCCGGGCACGGGCTGCTCGGCATGCGGGAGCGGGCCGCGATGCTCGGCGGCAACCTCACCGCCCGCCCCCGGTCCGACGGCGGCTACCTGGTCACCGCCCGCCTTCCCGCCGACTCCCGCACCGGCACCGCCGACCCGGCCCTTCAGTACAAGCACAAGGACGGCACCCCATGATCCGCGTACTCGTCGCCGACGACCAGCAGATGGTCCGGCAGGGCTTCACCGTGCTGCTGAACACCTACCCCGACATCGAGGTGATCGGCCAGGCGGTGGACGGTCTCGACGCGGTCGCGCAGGTCGCCGACCTCGCCCCGGACGTCGTCCTGATGGACATCCGCATGCCCGAACTCGGCGGCATCGAGGCCACCCGCCGCATCACCGCCGCCACCCCGCACATCCGGGTGCTGGTGCTGACCACCTTCGACCTCGACGAGTACGTGTACGAGGCGCTGCGGGCCGGCGCCTCCGGCTTCCTGCTGAAGGACGCCTCCAGCGACCAGCTCGCCGAGGCCGTACGAGTGGTGGCGGCCGGCGAGGCGCTGCTCGCGCCCGGCATCACCCGGCGGCTGATCGCCGAGTTCGCCCGCCTGGAGGACAGACCCCGCCCCCCGCTCAGGGAGCGCGTCGGCGCTCTCACCGAGCGGGAGACGGAGGTGCTCGGGCTGATCGCACAGGGCCTGTCCAACGCGGAGATCGCGGCGCGGCTGGTGGTCGCCGAACAGACCGTGAAGACCCATGTGGGCCGCATCCTGGTGAAGCTGGGCCTGCGGGACCGCACCCAGGCGGCGGTCTTCGCGTACGAGTCGGGGCTGGTCCGGCCGTCGGGGTACTGACGTGAGGGGCGGCCCGCCGGGTGCTCCCGTGGGCCGGGGGCGTCACGGACCGTCGGCGGTCCTCCCCGTACGGCCCCTTGTAGTACCTGAGACGGAGGCCCGGGAACCCCTCTCAGCGGGGACGCCCCCGACCACCCGGTCGGCCTAACGTGTGACCGTGACTGAGACGACCCACGCCCACCCCGCGGCCCCGCCGCCCGGGGACGGGGCCAAGACCCGCAGCCCGGAGTACCGGCTGGCCCAGAACTCCCTGCGCGGGCTGCGCCACGACCTGTTCGACGAGGCCTTCGCCTACCGACCGCTGCCGCGCCGGCGGACGGACGGCCCGTTCGTCCGCCGGCTGCCCGGCCGGCTGAGGTCCTCCGCGGAACACCTCCCGCACGCGCTGGTGGGGGCGGTCGCGCTGCTCACCCTGTGCGCCGGCGCGCTGGCGGGCGGCCTGCCCGGCGGGGACGTACTGGCCCTGCTGGCCGGCCTGCTGTGCGCGGTCCCGGTGCTCGCCACGCTGGTCCGGCCGGTCGGCGCGTTCTGGCTGTCGCTGGCGGTGACCCCGGTGGTCGCGGTCCTCAACGGCAGCGGAACCGAATGGCCGTGGATGCCCGGCGCGTTCATCTGCCACCTGGCGGTGCTGGTCGTCGTGGCGCTGCGCACCCGGCCCCGCACCGCCGCCTGGATGTGGGTCCTGACCGTCGTGTACGCCTTCCTCTCGGACATCATTTTCGGCGGGTCGTACTACTACACGAACAGCGGGCCCATGATGGTGACGTCCGCCTTCGCCCTGCTCCTGGTCTCCCTCCGGCACGTCCGTCACACCGCCCAGCAGGAGGTGACCGCCCAGCAGACGGTCACCGCGCACGAACGCTCCCGGCGCACGCTCCTCGAGGAGCGCACCACCATCGCCCGCGAGCTGCACGACGTGGTCGCCCACCACATGTCAGTCGTCGCCATCCAGGCCGAGGCCGCGCCCTACCGGGTGGAGAACCCGCCGCCCGAGCTGGAGCGAGCCTTCGTCACCATCCGCGAGAACGCGGTGGCCGCCCTCACCGAGCTGCGCCGGGTCCTCGGCGTGGTCCGCGCCGAGGACTACGAGGTCCCCGACGCCCCGCAGCCCACCCTCGCCGACCTGGACGCCCTGCTCGCCAATGTGCGGGACACCGGTCTGGACGTGGAGAAGGCGGTGACCGGGGCGGTGCGCGAGCTGCCGCAGGGCGTGGAGCTGTCGGCGTACCGGATCGTGCAGGAGGCGCTGAGCAACAGCCTGCGGCACGCGCCCGGGGCGAGCGCCCGCGTCGAGATCGGGTACGTCCTCGGCGGCCTCGGCCTGCGCGTGGTCAACGGCCCGGCGCCCGCACCGAACCTGCTGAAGCCCTCGCCCGGCGCCGGGCACGGCGTCACCGGTATGCGCGAGCGGGTCACCATGCTGAACGGCGAGATGACGGTCGGCCCGACCGACGACGGTGGCTACGAGGTCGCGGTGTTCCTGCCGGTCGCCTCGGTGAACGAAGGTGACGCATGAGTGACGACGACCGCACCATCCGCGTTCTGATCGCGGACGACCAGATGATGGTGCGCGAGGGCTTCTCGGTCCTGTTGAACGCGATGCCGGGCATCGAGGTCGTCGGCGAGGCCGTCAACGGCCGGCAGGCGGTGGAGCGGGTCCGTGAACTCGCCCCCGACGTCGTCCTGATGGACATCCGCATGCCCGAGCTGAACGGTATCGAGGCGACCCGCGAGATCGTCGCCGCCGACAGCGCCGCGAAGGTGCTGGTGCTGACCACCTTCGACCTCGACGAGTACGTCTACCAGGCGCTGCGCGCGGGCGCCTCCGGCTTCCTCCTCAAGGACGCCTCCGCCCGCCAACTCGCCGACGGGGTGCGGGTGGTCGCCTCCGGAGAGGCGCTGCTCGCCCCCGCGGTGACCAAACGCCTGATCACGGAGTTCTCCAAGCTGTCCGAGGCCCCGCGCCTGATGCCGTCCGCGCAGGCGGCCTACGGCGACCTGACCGAACGCGAGACGGAGGTCCTGGTGCTCATCGCACAGGGCCTGTCGAACGCGGAGATCGCCGGCCGCCTGGTGGTCGCCGAGTCGACGATCAAGACGCATGTGAGCCGTATCCTGGTGAAGTTGGGCCTCCGCGACCGCACCCAAGCAGCCGTCTTCGCCTACGAGGCCCGGCTGGTGACACCGGGCTGACCTGGCTGACCGGGCTGACCGGCGAGTTCGCACCACACGTACTTGCCCCGGTTGCCGAACCTGGAGAGCGGATGCCAGCCCCACAGGTCGGAGCAGGCCCTGACCAGGGCAAGCCCCCGGCCGCCCTCATCGGTGGTGCTGCCGTTCAACTCCGTTGAAGTGTCAGGTGGTTCGGGGTTGGCGTCCCACGCGCCGATCCGCAGCACGCCGGCCGACCAGCGCACCCGCAGCGCGGCGGGCCCCTTGGTGTGCGTCACGGCGTTGGTGATCAGCTCCGCCGCCAGCAGTTCGGCGACGTCGACCAGGCGGATCAGGCCGTGCATCGTGAGGATCAGGCGGAGGGTGCGGCGACTGATGGCCACGGCGCGCGGATCGTTCGGAATGTACAAGGAGTACTCCCAGGACTCGTTTTCGGGCATGCGTCGACTCCGTTCGGTGAGGTGGGGGTGCCGCAGCCGCCGGGCGGTGTCTCTGCCGCAGCCGTCAGAACAGGACGGAGCGGTGCACTTCCGGTGCCCCGGGGTTTCGCAGCGTGTGCGTCGCGTCACTGACGGTACGGCAATAATTATTGCCGTTGCAAGGTGCTGTCGTAGTCTGGCACTCGAATGAGTGGTGCCGGCAAGTGGGTTGAGGAGGGTGAATGCCGCCGAGGAGTCATGCCACCGGGCGACAGGTGCGTCTGGGTGCCGAGCTGCGACGTCTGCGTGAGGTGGCTGGGCTGAAGGCGCGCGAGGTAGCCGGGTTGCTGAATTCGACCTCGGCTCAGATCAGCCAGATGGAGCTGGGCTTCGCCGGTGTCAGCGAAGAGCGGGTGCGGCGGCTCGCGGCTCACTACGCCTGCACGGACGAGGCATTGATCGATGCGCTTGTTGCCATGGCGACCGACCGTACGCGTGGTTGGTGGGAGGAGTACCGGGGAGTGCTGCCACCGGTGTTCCAGGACACCGCTGAAGTCGAGCACCATGCGACGTTCCTGCGGGAGGTCGTGATCACGCATGTTCCAGGGCTGCTGCAGACTGCTGACTACGCACGCGCGATCTACACATATGTGCATCCCGGCTTGCCCGAAAGCGAGTTGACCACCCGTGTGGAGCACCGGATGAAGCGACGTGCTGTGGTCGCAGGCGACAACGCGACCCCGTACGAGACGCTGATCCACGAGTGCGCTCTTCGTGTCCGCGTGGCGGACCGCAGTGTTTCTCGCGCTCAACTCCAGCAGATCCTGTACCAAATCGAGCAAGGACAGGCCAAGGTGAGGGTCATCCCGTTCGATCAGGACGGCTTTGGCGGCGCCGGGATCTCGATGATGTACGCGGGTGGTCCGGTCCCTCAATTGGACACCGGTCTTCGGGACGCCCCCACCGGGGTTGCCTTCATCCATGCGAACGCACAACTGAAGCAGCTTCGAACGCTTTTCCTTAGAATGCAGGACGCGTCGCTGACTCCCACCGCGTCGCGGGACTTCATCCACCGCTTGACGAAGGAACTGTGAGGCGAGACATGACTGAGGCCATGCGTTGGCGTAAGTCCACTTACTCGGGCGGCGGCGACGGCGACACCTGCGTAGAGATCGCGGAGTCGCACCCCCGCATAGCCATACGCGACTCCAAGGCCCCCGCCCGCGCCGTCCTTTCCGTCCCCGCCCTCTCCTTCGCGGCCTTCGTCGAGCACGTGAAGCGGAACGCTCGACCAGGGGCGTGATCCCGGGCGTTCAGCGGCCTCGCCGGTTCTCGACACAGGGGCCCGTTCCCGGCCGGGGCTCGGGGCGGGACATGTCGTTCCAAAAGCGTGAGCACTTCGGCCGCAAGTGTCCCAATGCCGCTCATCTGAGCTCTCACGTGACACTTGCCCACCAAGTGCTCACGCTTTTCAATAAGGCACCCGTCTCCGGCCCGCAACCACGGTGTCGGGAACCACGGCGCCGGGACCGCGGGAATCCGGTACACCACTCGACGGGCTGCATCGGACGGACGCTTCGGCGCTGCTGCGGGGTCGGCCTCCGGGGGACTCATCCGTAACGGGGCATCACCCAGGGGTATGGCCCAGGAGGTCCTCGACGGCGTGGATCATCCTCCGGAAGGATCTGCTTCCCTCCCTCGCGGCGTTCAAGCCGATCAACGCGGAGAACTTCGCCCGACGGAGGGTCTCCTTGCAGGACTCGCACATCACCGATTCCAGTCGGCTCCTGGCTCCCCGCTCGGCTTCCGGATCCGAGGGTGCGCAGGCGTCGTCGCGGACGGCCGGGTGGCTGCGGAGCGAGCCGGCCGGACGGACGCCTCTGGGCACAAACCCGGTCGGCGCCCTATGGTCCGTCCATGACGGCTGAATCCGACCTTGCGTTCGACCCGTGGAACCCGGCGTTCCTCGCCGACCCGTATCCCGCCTACGCCGAGCTGCGGGAACGGGGGCGGGTGCACTGGTTCGAGCCGACGAACCAGTGGCTGGTTCCCCACCACGCGGACGTCTCCGCGCTGCTGCGGGACCGGCGGCTGGGGCGGACGTACCAGCACCGCTTCACCCACGAGGAGTTCGGCCGGACCGCCCCGCCACCAGAGCAGGAGCCGTTCCACACCCTCAACGACCACGGCATGCTCGACCTGGAACCGCCGGACCACACCCGCATCCGGCGGCTGGTGTCGAAGGCGTTCACCCCGCGCACCGTGGAGCGGCTGAAGCCGTACGTGCGGGGGCTCGCGGACGACCTGGTGTCCCGGCTGGTGGCGGCGGGCGGCGGCGACCTGCTGGGGGACCTGGCCGAACCGCTCCCGGTCGCCGTCATCGCCGAGATGCTGGGCATCCCGGAGTCCGAGCGTGCGCCGCTGCGCCCCTGGTCGGCGGACATCTGCGGAATGTACGAGCTGAACCCGTCCGAGGAGACGGCGGCGAAGGCGGTCCGCGCGTCGACCGACTTCTCGGACTACCTGCGCGAGCTGATCGCGGCCCGCCGCAAGGAGCCGGGCGACGACCTGATCTCGGGGCTGATCGCGGCCCACGACGAGGACGACCGCCTCACCGAGCAGGAGATGATCTCGACCTGCGTGCTGCTCCTGAACGCCGGTCACGAGGCCACGGTGAACGCCACGACCAACGGCTGGCTGGCCCTCTTCCGTAACCCGGACCAGCTGGCGGCCCTGCGGGCCGACCACTCCCTCGTCCCGACGGCCGTCGAGGAGCTGATGCGCTACGACACCCCGCTCCAGCTCTTCGAACGCTGGGTCCTGGACGACATCGAGATCGACGGCACGGTGATCCCCCGGGGCGCGGAGATCGCCATGCTCTTCGGCTCCGCCAACCACGACCCGGCCGTTTTCACCGACCCCGCCCGCCTGGACCTCACCCGCGCGGACAACCCGCACATCTCCTTCAGCGCGGGCATCCACTACTGCATCGGCGCCCCCCTGGCCCGCATCGAACTGGCGGCGTCCATGACGTCCCTGCTGGAGCGGGCCCCGACACTCCGGCCGGCGACGGAACCGGAACGGAATCCGAACTTCGTGATGAGAGGCCTGGCGGGACTACACGTGGAACTCTGACCTCCGCCTCCGCCGCAGCACCCGCGCGCCCAGCCACCAGAGCAGAGCGGGCAGAACGGCTCCGGCGAGAAAGACGAGCGGCAGCTCGGTGAGGACGGCGCCGAAATCCATCCCCTCGTTCTCGAACCCGTTGCCGAGATGCCGCTGCGTACGGTCCGACGTCCCCCAGGCGAGCACGGCCCCCACGGCCCCCGCCACCGACACCAGACACCCTCCGCACGTCATCGCGTCCCGTTCCATACCCACCAGGACGCCCTCACCCCGGCTCCCGGTTTCCCCGCCCTGCCGGATATCGGCAGGCAACCGCGCGGGTCGTCTGCCGGGTCCGGCAGATGAAGGAGCGGCCTCCGGACGATCATGATGTTCACTCAGCGGTCCCGGCGTTGCGGGGGCTGCGGGAAGTGGGAGGGGAGGCGCGGATGTTCGGGAGCGTGAACGGGGTGCTGGAAACGGCCGTGTATGTGCTCGCCGCGGGCATGGGGCTGGGTTGTGCATGGCTGGGCTGGCAGGCGGTGCGCCGGCCGCGACGGCCACCGGGGTCGGTGATCCAGGGGTCCGTACGGGTGGTCCGTGCCTGGGGGTTCAGCTTTGCGCTGCTGGGGGTCCTCTTCGCCGTGAAGGCGGTGACCATGGCGGCCGGTGGGAACCCGGGCCGTGTGACGGACCTGATCACGTGGGTCGCCGGGCCGCTCGTGGTCGGCTCGGTGCTGGCAGCGGGTGTGTCCCGGGGGCGGGAACGCCGTCGGGCCCGGGCCGCCGCGAACAAGGCGGGGCAGGAGTGAGCCGGTTCGTCCCCTGGAGCGAGGCGGTGCTCGTGGCTGCCGCCTGCTGGACGGTCTGCGGTCTGGGATACGGGGTCCTCGCCGTGTTCGACGAGCCGCATGTGCCCGTTGCTCCCCTCGTCGGCATGGGACTCGTCCGGTGGTTCTTCACGCGCCACCGCTCCTGGCCGGCCGCGTTCGCGGCCGGTCCGGCGGGGGCCGTGACGCTGTTCGGTCTCGTCGACGTCCTGCGCCCGGCCCTGAACCACTACGTCGCGGACGCGCTGGCCACGGGGGCCGCGGCGTCGGTCGCCCTGACCGTCTTCACCCTGGTCGGGCGAGGAGGAAGAGGACACCGCCCCGATACCGGCACGCGGACGATGCCGTAGCCGCCGGCCAGGTCTGCGTCATCCGTCCCGTGCGTCATCCGTCCCGCGGGTCGTCCGTCCTATGGGTCGTCCGTCCCGCGCGTCACCTGGCCGGCAGCGTCAGCCCCCAGGCGTCCTCCCGGGCCACCCACGTCCGGGTGCCCACCGGCCCGGACACCAGGGCGTCCGCCCGGTAGCGGAAGTGCGCTCCCGACACCGTCACCGTGTGTCC
Coding sequences within it:
- a CDS encoding response regulator transcription factor, with the protein product MIRVLVADDQQMVRQGFTVLLNTYPDIEVIGQAVDGLDAVAQVADLAPDVVLMDIRMPELGGIEATRRITAATPHIRVLVLTTFDLDEYVYEALRAGASGFLLKDASSDQLAEAVRVVAAGEALLAPGITRRLIAEFARLEDRPRPPLRERVGALTERETEVLGLIAQGLSNAEIAARLVVAEQTVKTHVGRILVKLGLRDRTQAAVFAYESGLVRPSGY
- a CDS encoding sensor histidine kinase, whose amino-acid sequence is MMESRVVRVVVGRVRRTWDVLRDDLGTVRTDPLPPSTWLRWLPHGALCLIAFGTFSGGLPQLMDHASLVVGYAVVITLGQSGAVVVALRRPVVAWWLSMAATVLGAVVVHHQLYGPAAGFQWPWTVSGIVSHLFVLLLVALRVPTRVAVEVLALTALVTYVLQGLWGGPDYESTGMVAVVLFATAVLLGIALRGRREARAELRQQTTLTAEERARRTLLEERSRIARELHDVVAHHMSVISIQAQVAPHLVENPSDELRENLAGIRQNALDALTELRRVLGVLRSEHPDSPGHEDGSGTAPHAPQPTLDRIEALVENTRVAGLTVTTEVTGERRPLPPGVELSAYRIVQEALSNVLRHAPGATAHVVLTHEPHGLGVEVTNTRPTGEAPPSAGAGHGLLGMRERAAMLGGNLTARPRSDGGYLVTARLPADSRTGTADPALQYKHKDGTP
- a CDS encoding ATP-binding protein, whose product is MPENESWEYSLYIPNDPRAVAISRRTLRLILTMHGLIRLVDVAELLAAELITNAVTHTKGPAALRVRWSAGVLRIGAWDANPEPPDTSTELNGSTTDEGGRGLALVRACSDLWGWHPLSRFGNRGKYVWCELAGQPGQPGQPGVTSRAS
- a CDS encoding DUF397 domain-containing protein, with the translated sequence MTEAMRWRKSTYSGGGDGDTCVEIAESHPRIAIRDSKAPARAVLSVPALSFAAFVEHVKRNARPGA
- a CDS encoding response regulator transcription factor, whose product is MSDDDRTIRVLIADDQMMVREGFSVLLNAMPGIEVVGEAVNGRQAVERVRELAPDVVLMDIRMPELNGIEATREIVAADSAAKVLVLTTFDLDEYVYQALRAGASGFLLKDASARQLADGVRVVASGEALLAPAVTKRLITEFSKLSEAPRLMPSAQAAYGDLTERETEVLVLIAQGLSNAEIAGRLVVAESTIKTHVSRILVKLGLRDRTQAAVFAYEARLVTPG
- a CDS encoding sensor histidine kinase, giving the protein MTETTHAHPAAPPPGDGAKTRSPEYRLAQNSLRGLRHDLFDEAFAYRPLPRRRTDGPFVRRLPGRLRSSAEHLPHALVGAVALLTLCAGALAGGLPGGDVLALLAGLLCAVPVLATLVRPVGAFWLSLAVTPVVAVLNGSGTEWPWMPGAFICHLAVLVVVALRTRPRTAAWMWVLTVVYAFLSDIIFGGSYYYTNSGPMMVTSAFALLLVSLRHVRHTAQQEVTAQQTVTAHERSRRTLLEERTTIARELHDVVAHHMSVVAIQAEAAPYRVENPPPELERAFVTIRENAVAALTELRRVLGVVRAEDYEVPDAPQPTLADLDALLANVRDTGLDVEKAVTGAVRELPQGVELSAYRIVQEALSNSLRHAPGASARVEIGYVLGGLGLRVVNGPAPAPNLLKPSPGAGHGVTGMRERVTMLNGEMTVGPTDDGGYEVAVFLPVASVNEGDA
- a CDS encoding cytochrome P450 — protein: MTAESDLAFDPWNPAFLADPYPAYAELRERGRVHWFEPTNQWLVPHHADVSALLRDRRLGRTYQHRFTHEEFGRTAPPPEQEPFHTLNDHGMLDLEPPDHTRIRRLVSKAFTPRTVERLKPYVRGLADDLVSRLVAAGGGDLLGDLAEPLPVAVIAEMLGIPESERAPLRPWSADICGMYELNPSEETAAKAVRASTDFSDYLRELIAARRKEPGDDLISGLIAAHDEDDRLTEQEMISTCVLLLNAGHEATVNATTNGWLALFRNPDQLAALRADHSLVPTAVEELMRYDTPLQLFERWVLDDIEIDGTVIPRGAEIAMLFGSANHDPAVFTDPARLDLTRADNPHISFSAGIHYCIGAPLARIELAASMTSLLERAPTLRPATEPERNPNFVMRGLAGLHVEL
- a CDS encoding helix-turn-helix domain-containing protein; protein product: MPPRSHATGRQVRLGAELRRLREVAGLKAREVAGLLNSTSAQISQMELGFAGVSEERVRRLAAHYACTDEALIDALVAMATDRTRGWWEEYRGVLPPVFQDTAEVEHHATFLREVVITHVPGLLQTADYARAIYTYVHPGLPESELTTRVEHRMKRRAVVAGDNATPYETLIHECALRVRVADRSVSRAQLQQILYQIEQGQAKVRVIPFDQDGFGGAGISMMYAGGPVPQLDTGLRDAPTGVAFIHANAQLKQLRTLFLRMQDASLTPTASRDFIHRLTKEL